The bacterium nucleotide sequence GGTCAGCTTCAGAGTCGGGTTGGCGGGGCTCTCCAGGATCACCAGCCGGGCCGGCGCCCTCAACGCCGCGGCCAGGTTCTCCGGGTCGGTGGTGTCGACGAACTCGCTCGCGACGCCGAGGCCGGCCAGCACCTCGCGCAGGAGGCGGAAGGTGCCGCCGTACACGACGTCCGAGCAGACGACGCGGTCGCCGGTCCGCAGCAGGCCCAGGCACAGCGTGGCCGTGGCGGCCAGGCCGGTGCCGAAGGCCAGGGCGGGGCCGGCCCCCTCGAGGGCGCCGAGACGGGCCTCGAGCACGTCGACGGTCGGGTTGCCGACGCGGCTGTAGGAGTAGGTCTGGTCCTCGCCGACGGCGGCGTGGCGGAAGGTGGTGGTCTGGTAGATCGGGGGCAGCAGGGCTCCCCAGGCGGGGTCGTCCCCGCGAGGGGCGGAGCCACCGCGGATGCAGGCGGTGGCGTGATCGATCGGTCGCGACATGATGCGAACTCCTCTGTGGAGGGGACGCCGTCCGGATCGTCCGGGCGACAAAAAAACCGCCGGGGCGCGGGGCCGGGCGGTTGTCCTCCATCAGGATGTTCGCGGGATCTAGCGGTCTCTCTTCCTCGCGAACGGACAACGGCCCGGCCCGGGCATGGCCATGGCCATGCTCATGGGCATTCTCCGCATCATCGTGCGGGTGCCGTCGCCGTGCGGGTGCGCGTTCACGTCGGAAAGACTCCTGGTCTGCGGATCGGCCGGGGACACCACGTCCCCGCTTCCGTAGGGTCGGCAAGATAGAGGGCCACTTGAACGCGCGTCAAGGCCGGGCGCAGAGAAAACCGCATCGGTCTTTAATTGTTATTTTCTTGACATATTCTGACAAAAGAAAAACATTTCATATTGAAAACGGGTGTTCTTTGTGGCGCCCGGACACAACGCGTAGTCAGACAGAGAGTTGGAGGACTTGCCGGCGCCGGCCGGGTCGCTCCAGGCGGCCCGCGGCACGGCCGGTCCTGCACCGGGGTCCGGAGGATGCCCATGGTCCAGTTCTATCTCGAGGACGAACGCATTCCGGCGTTCGTCTCCCATCTCATGGGGCAGCGCCCGGTGGTGGCGCCCCAGAAGCGCGGGGCGCGCTCGGTCGCCTTCGCGCCGGTGACCGATCCGGACCGGGTGGTGCTCGACTACGCCCGCACGACCCAGTCGATCCGGAAGTTCTTCCTGCCCCCGCGGGAGGAGCTGCTCACCTTCGATCTGGCGGAGAACTCCTACGAACTGACGCCGGTGGCGCCGTGCGACACCATCTTCCTCGGTGTGCACAGCTACGACGTCGCCGCCGTGGGACGCCTCGACTACAACTTCTCGGTGGGCAGCCCGGAGCGGAACTACCTGACGCGCCGGCGCGGGGCGGTCTTCATCGGCGTGAGCTTCGAGCCCGATCGCCACCACTTCTCCGGATCGGTCGGCATCCGGCCCCAGGACGGCACGGGCTGCGACATCTTCCTCGACCGCCTGTTCGACGGCTACGTGCTCGAGGTCCTGACCGAGACGGGCGAGGCGCTCGTCGCGGGCTTTCCGCTGCTGCCCCACGAGGCGGGCCATGCGCGTCCGGCGCCGTTCCACCAGCACATCTTCGTGCCCCAGTCGCGCCTGTCCGAGGTGATGGAAGCGAGCTACGACAACCCGGTGTGGGGCGAGTCGGCCGACCGCTGCGTCGGGTGCGGTTCCTGCAACCTCGTCTGCCCCACCTGCTACTGCTTCAACGTCGAGGAGGCCGTCGACCTGACCGTCACGCACGGGCACCGGGAACGGCACTGGGACGGCTGCATGCTGCGGCGCTTCACCGAGGTGGCCGGGGGCGAGGTGTTCCGGGAGTCCCTCGCGTCGCGCCAGCGGCACCGCGTCTTCCGCAAGTTCAAGTACATCAGCGACACCACCGGGCAGCCGTGGTGCGTCGGCTGCGGCCGGTGCACGGCGGCGTGTCCGGCCGGGATCAGCATCGTGGCCATGGTCAACCGCCTGATCAGCGACCACGAGCAGAACGTCACCGTGGCGCCGGTCTGAGGGAGGATGCGTCCATGAACCTGAACGAGTTGCTGCCCGCCGTCGAACCGGAGGAGCTCTACGCGCCGGTGATGGCCGAGATCACCGGCATCCGGCGGCTGACGGCCCACGAGGTCTTCTACCGCCTCGAGCTGCCGGGGGGCGCGGACCTGGGCCACCAGCCCGGCCAGTTCGTCGAGGTGTCGATCTTCGGCGTGGGCGAGGCGCCGTTCTCGGTCTCGTCGGCGCCCACCCTGAAGGGCGCCTTCGAACTGGGCGTGCGCAAGGCCGGCATGCTCACCGACGTCATGACCCGGCTGCAGCCCGGGGCGAAGGTGGGCATCCGCGGTCCGTTCGGCCGCGGCGTCGACCTCGAACGCTTCCTCGGCCGGGACGTGCTCGTCGTGGCCGGGGGCATCGGCCTGGTGCCCATGCGCTCGCTCATCAACACGGTGCGCGATCGCCGGGACGAGTTCGGGCGGCTGATCATCTGCTACGGCAGCCGCACGGACGCCGACCTGCTCTTCCGCGACGAGATCGCCGCCTGGGAGGCCGATCCGGACATCGAGTTCCACGTGACGGTCGACCGGGGCGGCGAGGCCTGGCGGGGCCGCACCGGCGTGATCACCACCCTGATTCCCGGTCTCGAGCTCGACCTGGCCCGCACCGTGTGCTGCGTGTGCGGCCCGCCCGTCATGTACCGCTTCGTGCTGCTCGCCCTGCGCTCGAAGGGGCTGAAGGACGACCAGATCTGGATGTCCCTCGAGCGGCGCATGAAGTGCGGCGTGGGCAAGTGCGGCCACTGCCAGATCAACGCCTCGTACGTGTGCCAGGACGGCCCCGTGTACCCGTACACCGAGCTGGCGAACCTGCAGGAGGCCCTGTGATGAGCGACACCGGAGCCGCGCGGGCGAAGCCGCGCGTGGGCATCTTCGACTTCACCGGCTGCGAGGGGTGCGAGCTCAACCAGCTCAACTTCGAGGACCAGCTTCTGGACATCCTGGCCCACGTGGACATCGTCGAGTGGCGCGAGGCCATGGACGGGCGGGCGCCCGAGTACGACATCGCCTTCGTCGAGGGCTCGCTCTCGACGCCGGACTGCATCCGGCGCATCAACGACATCCGGCGGCGCACGAAGGTGCTCGTGGCGCTCGGGGCCTGCGCGGTGCAGGGCGGCATCAACGGGCTGAAGAACACGCGCCCGGCCGACGAGGTGCGGGGCGAGGTGTACGGCGACGACCGCTACCTCTTTCCCAGCCTGCCCGCCCTCGCCGTCGAGGACGTGGTGAAGGTCGACTACCGGGTGCGGGGCTGCCCCATGACGCAGCTCGAGTTCCTGAAGGTCTTCACCTCGCTGGTGATGGGCAAGATCCCGGTCGAGCCCGACCACGCCGTGTGCGTGGAGTGCAAGCTGAAGGAGAACGAGTGCGTGTACGAGCGCGGGATGATCTGTCTCGGGCCCGTCACGCGCGCCGGCTGCGACGCCCATTGCCCGTCGGTGGGCCAGTACTGCACGGGCTGCCGGGGTCTCGTCCCGGACCCGAACCTGGCCGGGATGCGGGAGATCCTCGTGGCCCACGGCCTGAGCACCGACGAGGCCTGGAAGCGTCTGCAGCTGTACAACGCCAACGAGATGCAGGGGGTGAAGTGATGGGCACGCGCACGGGCACGGGACGCGACCTGGAGATCAGGGTGCGCCACCTGACGCGGGTCGAGGGGCACGGCGACATCGTGGTGGACATGAAGGAGGGGCGGCTGGAGAGGGCCCGCCTCGAGATCGTCGAGGCGCCGCGCTACTTCGAGGCCATGCTCAAGGGGCGCAGCTTCCATGAGGCCGCCATCATCACCTCGCGCATCTGCGGCATCTGCTCGCTGGGCCACCAGATCACCTCGCTGAAGGCGACGGAGGCGGCGCTGGGCCTGGAGGTGAGCGAGCAGACGGTGCTGCTGCGCAAGCTGTGCATCCACGGGGCGACGCTGCAGTCGAACATCCTGCACGCCTACTTCCTGGCGGCCCCGGACCTGCTCGGCGTCGGTTCGGTGTTCCCGCTGGTGGCGTCGCATCCGGACGTCGTCAGGCGGGCCCTGCGCATGAAGCGGCTGGCCAACGACATCGGCGACGTGGTGTCGGGGCGGGCGGTGCATCCGGTCACGCCGATCCCGGGGGGCTTCACGCGGGTGCCCGGGGCCGGGGAGCTGCGCGAACTGCGCCGTCGCCTGGCCGAGGAGATGATGCCCGACCTGCTGGCGACCATCGAGACGCTGAAGGCGCTGGCCGGGGCGATCCCGGACTTCACGCGCGACACCGAGTACATCTCGCTGCGCTGCGACGACGAATACGCCCTGTACGACGGCGACATCTGCTCGACGGACACGGGCCGCGTGCCGGACGCCGAATACCGGCGCATGACCAACGAGTTCGTGGTGCCGCACAGCACGAGCAAGCACTGCCGGGCGAACCGCTCGAGCTACATGGTGGGCGCCCTCGCGCGGTGGAACAACAACCACGACAAGCTCGGCGAGCTGGCGCACACGGCGGCGCGGGCGCTGGGGCTCGCGCCGGACTGCCGCAACCCGTTCCTGAACACCATCGCCCAGGTGGTCGAGGCGGCCGAGTGCGCGGAGGAGAGCCTGCGCATCATCGACCGGCTGCTGGC carries:
- a CDS encoding NADH:ubiquinone oxidoreductase, producing MSDTGAARAKPRVGIFDFTGCEGCELNQLNFEDQLLDILAHVDIVEWREAMDGRAPEYDIAFVEGSLSTPDCIRRINDIRRRTKVLVALGACAVQGGINGLKNTRPADEVRGEVYGDDRYLFPSLPALAVEDVVKVDYRVRGCPMTQLEFLKVFTSLVMGKIPVEPDHAVCVECKLKENECVYERGMICLGPVTRAGCDAHCPSVGQYCTGCRGLVPDPNLAGMREILVAHGLSTDEAWKRLQLYNANEMQGVK
- a CDS encoding 4Fe-4S dicluster domain-containing protein; its protein translation is MVQFYLEDERIPAFVSHLMGQRPVVAPQKRGARSVAFAPVTDPDRVVLDYARTTQSIRKFFLPPREELLTFDLAENSYELTPVAPCDTIFLGVHSYDVAAVGRLDYNFSVGSPERNYLTRRRGAVFIGVSFEPDRHHFSGSVGIRPQDGTGCDIFLDRLFDGYVLEVLTETGEALVAGFPLLPHEAGHARPAPFHQHIFVPQSRLSEVMEASYDNPVWGESADRCVGCGSCNLVCPTCYCFNVEEAVDLTVTHGHRERHWDGCMLRRFTEVAGGEVFRESLASRQRHRVFRKFKYISDTTGQPWCVGCGRCTAACPAGISIVAMVNRLISDHEQNVTVAPV
- a CDS encoding Ni/Fe hydrogenase subunit alpha — translated: MGTRTGTGRDLEIRVRHLTRVEGHGDIVVDMKEGRLERARLEIVEAPRYFEAMLKGRSFHEAAIITSRICGICSLGHQITSLKATEAALGLEVSEQTVLLRKLCIHGATLQSNILHAYFLAAPDLLGVGSVFPLVASHPDVVRRALRMKRLANDIGDVVSGRAVHPVTPIPGGFTRVPGAGELRELRRRLAEEMMPDLLATIETLKALAGAIPDFTRDTEYISLRCDDEYALYDGDICSTDTGRVPDAEYRRMTNEFVVPHSTSKHCRANRSSYMVGALARWNNNHDKLGELAHTAARALGLAPDCRNPFLNTIAQVVEAAECAEESLRIIDRLLAAGLKDEPADQEPKRFGTGVGATEVPRGILYHEYTYDTRGRIAAANCIIPTGQNLANIDADMVALVPQMIGRGQDGVTLALEMLVRAYDPCISCSVHLLDVSFT
- a CDS encoding FAD/NAD(P)-binding protein, encoding MNLNELLPAVEPEELYAPVMAEITGIRRLTAHEVFYRLELPGGADLGHQPGQFVEVSIFGVGEAPFSVSSAPTLKGAFELGVRKAGMLTDVMTRLQPGAKVGIRGPFGRGVDLERFLGRDVLVVAGGIGLVPMRSLINTVRDRRDEFGRLIICYGSRTDADLLFRDEIAAWEADPDIEFHVTVDRGGEAWRGRTGVITTLIPGLELDLARTVCCVCGPPVMYRFVLLALRSKGLKDDQIWMSLERRMKCGVGKCGHCQINASYVCQDGPVYPYTELANLQEAL